A window from Citrus sinensis cultivar Valencia sweet orange chromosome 3, DVS_A1.0, whole genome shotgun sequence encodes these proteins:
- the LOC102629730 gene encoding pentatricopeptide repeat-containing protein At1g01970 yields MAPCDCNMLPRSYSAYQVFDEITAPKPGLRLSWRNLSLHRKPAKWSRSLRSGPALEVIKAEDMGKTQVKDDTSRFTWIQIGPNITEEQKQAISQFPRKMTKRCKAFVKQIICVSPETGNLSDLLAAWVRFMKPRRADWLAVLKQLKLMEHPLYLQVAELALLEESFEANIRDYTKIIHGYGKKMQIQNAENTLLAMKRRGFICDQVTLTVMVVMYSKAGNLKMAEETFEEIKLLGEPLDKRSYGSMVMAYVRAGMLDRGEVLLREMDAQEVYVGSEVYKALLRGYSMNGNSEGAQRVFEAIQFAGITPDARMCALLINAYQMAGQSQKAYTAFENMRKAGLEPSDKCVALILSACEKENQLNRALEFLIDLERDGFMVGKEASCTLAAWFKRLGVVEEVEHVLREYGLRETYSKIPASQSIAL; encoded by the exons ATGGCGCCCTGTGATTGCAACATGTTGCCCCGTTCGTACTCAGCTTACCAAGTGTTCGACGAAATTACAGCTCCAAAACCCGGACTCCGCCTGTCTTGGAGAAACTTATCATTACATCGAAAACCAGCGAAATGGTCTCGAAGCTTGCGTTCTGGGCCGGCGTTGGAAGTAATTAAAGCAGAAGATATGGGAAAAACTCAAGTGAAAGACGATACATCAAGGTTTACGTGGATTCAAATTGGTCCCAACATTACAGAGGAACAAAAGCAGGCAATATCTCAATTCCCACGAAAGATGACCAAGAGATGCAAGGCATTCGTCAAGCAGATTATTTGCGTTTCTCCTGAAACGGGAAATTTATCTGATTTGTTGGCTGCTTGGGTGAGGTTTATGAAGCCTAGGAGAGCCGATTGGCTTGCGGTTCTtaaacaattgaaattaatggaACATCCCCTGTATCTCCag GTGGCAGAACTTGCTCTACTAGAAGAATCTTTCGAAGCTAATATCCGTGACTATACCAAGATAATCCATGGTTATGGGAAAAAAATGCAGATTCAAAATGCTGAAAACACTCTCTTAGCAATGAAGAGAAGAGGCTTCATCTGTGACCAGGTAACCTTAACCGTCATGGTTGTTATGTACAGCAAGGCAGGCAATCTGAAGATGGCAGAAGAAACTTTTGAAGAAATCAAGCTGCTTGGTGAACCATTAGATAAAAGATCGTATGGATCCATGGTCATGGCCTATGTAAGAGCTGGAATGCTTGACAGAGGAGAGGTTCTACTTAGAGAAATGGATGCCCAAGAAGTTTATGTAGGAAGTGAAGTTTACAAGGCATTGTTAAGAGGATATTCCATGAATGGCAATTCTGAAGGAGCTCAAAGGGTGTTTGAAGCAATCCAGTTTGCAGGTATTACTCCGGATGCTAGGATGTGTGCGCTACTTATAAATGCCTACCAAATGGCAGGTCAAAGTCAAAAGGCATATACTGCATTCGAGAATATGAGGAAAGCTGGACTTGAACCTAGTGATAAATGTGTAGCTTTAATATTATCTGCatgtgaaaaagaaaaccagCTTAACAGAGCCTTGGAGTTCCTGATAGATTTAGAGAGAGATGGATTCATGGTTGGGAAAGAAGCTTCATGTACATTGGCTGCATGGTTCAAACGATTAGGTGTCGTGGAAGAAGTGGAGCATGTGCTGAGAGAATATGGTTTGAGAGAAACCTATAGCAAAATTCCTGCCTCTCAGTCAATTGCCTTGTAA
- the LOC102621531 gene encoding LOB domain-containing protein 18 yields the protein MSANPSISGSVGGGGGGGGSSSGCGGGSGGSSGPCGACKFLRRKCVPGCIFAPYFDSEQGAAHFAAVHKVFGASNVSKLLLHIPVHKRLDAVVTICYEAQARLRDPVYGCVAHIFALQQQVVNLQAELSYLQAHLATLELPSPPPPPPSQNQMTAPPLSISDLPSASSMPATYDLSTLFDPMVQPAPWAMQQRQMDPRQFGGGDLQAMARELLHRQGSPPPGSMPCTDASSSPSLSK from the exons ATGAGTGCGAACCCTAGCATCAGCGGCAGTGTTGGCGGTGGCGGTGGAGGTGGAGGTAGCAGCAGCGGTTGTGGTGGTGGTAGTGGTGGCAGTAGCGGGCCATGTGGCGCGTGCAAGTTTTTGAGAAGGAAATGTGTGCCGGGGTGCATATTTGCGCCTTATTTCGACTCGGAACAAGGAGCTGCTCATTTCGCTGCTGTGCACAAAGTTTTCGGGGCAAGTAATGTGTCGAAGCTTCTCCTTCATATTCCGGTGCACAAACGCCTTGATGCGGTGGTTACCATTTGTTACGAGGCTCAGGCTCGTCTGAGAGATCCTGTTTATGGCTGTGTCGCTCACATCTTTGCTCTTCAGCAACAg GTGGTGAACTTGCAAGCTGAGCTTTCATACTTACAAGCTCATTTAGCAACGTTGGAGCTTCCGTCCCCACCGCCACCTCCGCCATCACAAAACCAAATGACAGCACCGCCACTATCAATATCTGACCTCCCGTCAGCCTCCTCCATGCCTGCAACATACGATTTATCGACGCTTTTTGATCCAATGGTCCAACCTGCACCGTGGGCCATGCAGCAGCGACAAATGGATCCTCGTCAATTTGGTGGTGGTGATCTTCAGGCCATGGCACGAGAGCTCCTCCATAGACAAGGGTCTCCACCGCCTGGCTCTATGCCATGCACCGATGCTTCATCGTCACCGTCCCTTTCTAAATGA
- the LOC102629437 gene encoding LOB domain-containing protein 19 isoform X3 — MMMSANNGGGPCGACKFLRRKCVKGCVFAPYFDADQGTTHFAAVHKVFGASNASKLLSRIPPHKRLDAVVSLCYEAMARTRDPIYGCVGHIVALQQQVVNLQAELAFTQARLSILQRLPMASAAQDQSTSPCSLYSSSEMVSTADMASGYNISMQFDPLQQQQTSTDQTSSFNPFDQEIDDGDLQALAREFVSKYLPGVKLQPSNSD; from the exons atgatgatgagtGCAAACAACGGAGGTGGGCCTTGTGGCGCTTGCAAATTTCTTCGGCGAAAGTGCGTAAAAGGGTGCGTATTTGCACCATATTTTGACGCAGATCAAGGCACCACTCACTTTGCAGCAGTGCACAAGGTATTTGGCGCTAGCAATGCCTCTAAGCTTCTCTCCCGAATACCGCCTCACAAGAGGCTTGATGCTGTTGTTTCGCTTTGTTATGAAGCTATGGCTAGGACTAGGGATCCCATTTATGGCTGCGTTGGCCACATCGTTGCTCTTCAGCAACAG GTAGTGAATTTGCAGGCAGAATTAGCTTTCACTCAGGCTCGTCTTTCCATATTGCAGCGCCTTCCAATGGCTTCTGCAGCTCAAGATCAAAGCACTTCACCTTGCAGCCTTTATTCATCGTCAGAAATGGTTTCAACTGCGGATATGGCGTCTGGTTATAATATATCGATGCAGTTTGATCCTCTACAACAACAACAGACATCCACGGATCAGACTAGTTCTTTTAATCCGTTCGATCAAGAGATCGATGATGGAGATCTCCAAGCTTTGGCTCGAGAATTTGTCTCTAAATACTTGCCAGGAGTAAAACTCCAGCCTTCTAATTCTGATTAA